The genomic region GCCCAGCGGCGAGCGCCGGACGATCTCGCGCCAGATGCTCTACGTTGAACTGAGCGCCGATGGCGCGGTCCGCAGCCTGCACTATGCGCCGTATCTGGACTACCGGCCGTTGGAGGAGGTTGCAGCCGAGTTTGCCCCCCTCCCAACCTCCCCCCGGCGGGGGGAGGAGCCGGACTCCCTCCCCCGGCGGGGGAGGGCTGGGGAGGGGGCTGAAAGTGCTCACGCAGAAACACTGCGAAGCGCCATCCTGGCTTCTATTTCCTCGTTCCTCTCTCCCACCCTCGAGCAGCAGGCCCTGGCCCATGCCATCACCAACATCGTGCCGGGGCATCTGGAAGAGGTGCGCAGCCGGCGCCTGGGCCTGATCGAGAAGACCCGCGCGGCAGTGAAGGACCGGCTAACCAAGGAGATCAACTACTGGGACCACCGCGCCGAGGAGTTGAAGCTCCAGGAGCAGGCCGCCCCCACCCCTACCCTCCCCCTGGAAGGGGGAGGGCGAGGGAGGGGGTTACGCCTCAACTCGCGGGAGGCCCGGCGGCGCGCCGACGAGTTGCAGGCGCGCCTGCAAAAGCGTATGGAGCAACTCGACCTGGAGGCGCGGATCGCCCCCCTGCCGCCGGTCGTCCTCGGCGGGCTGCTGGTCGTGCCGGCAGGGCTGCTCGCGGCGATCACCGGGCGGCCCCTGCCCGCGACCGCGCAGCCCGTCGAGACCCAGGCCGCCGCCGCGCGGGCGCGGGCCATCGTGATGGAGATCGAGCGCGGTCTGGGCTTTGAGCCGGTGGACCGCGAGCTTGAGCGCCTGGGCTACGACATCGAGAGCCGCGACCCCCGCAGCGGCCGCCTGCGCTTCATCGAGGTCAAGGGCCGCGTCGCCGGGGCCGAGACGATCACCGTGACCCGCAACGAGATCCTCTACTCGCTCAACAAGCCCGACGACTACATCCTGGCGCTGGTGCTCTTCGCCGACGACGGGACGCACAGCGTGCGCTACGTGCGCCGGCCCTTCCAGCGGGAGCCGGATTTTGGGGTGACCAGCGTCAACTACTCCTGCGCCGAGCTGCTGGCGCGCTCCGAGGCCCCGGGGTGAGGCGGTTATGAAGATTAAGAATTACATCCGGTATAGCCCGCGCAGGCGGGCTTCGCATCGGTAGCCCGCGGCTTCAGCCGCCGGGCTGTAGGGGAAATACCGGTTTATATTCTTAATCTTCATTACTACTCTGTGAACTAAGCTTTTCGGCAACTCCGCCCCCTCCCCAGCCCTCCCCCGCTGGGGGAGGGAGTCCGGCTCCTCCCCCCAACGGGGGGGGGTGGGAGGGGGGCGGAAAGGCAAGCAAACTTAGTTCACAGACTAGTAAGTAGTCTGCGCATTAAGTTTTCCGGTTTTTCGCTCGTCCTGTCATGCTGAGCGAAGCGAAGCATCTTCCGCCTCCTGGTGCGGTAGACCCCTCGCTCCGCTCGGGGTGACAAACACCGGGAAACTTAATTCACAGACTAATTACCGCCGAGGGCGTGGAAAGGCGCGAATGGTACAATGCTCCGCGAATCACTGCGCTCTCCGCGGTAAGGAGATAAACCTGTGACCATGCAAGATATGAGCAATCAGCAGCGCACCGAACGTCATGCCATGCTTGAGCGAGAGATTGAACGGTACGTGGCGCTGCTCAAACAGCACCTTCATCCAGAGCGCATTATTCTCTTCGGCTCGCTGGCCGGGGACACCCCGCACCACTGGTCGGACATCGACCTTGTAGTGGTGTATGAGAGCGACCAGCGCTTTCTCGATCGGGTCAAAGCGGTGATGCGGCTGCTACAGCCCCGTGTCGGCGTAGATATCCTGGTCTACACGCCAGCGGAGTTCGCGCGGCTGGCCCGGGAACGCGCGTTTGTGCGCGAGGAGATCCTGAGGAAAGGCAAAGTGCTCTATGAACGAGGGTGAGACCTGGTTTCAGTTTGCCCGCGAAGATCTTGCCATGGCCGAGCTTGCTCGCCAGGCCGGTATTCTCAATCAGGTCTGCTTTCACGCGCAACTGTGTGTAGAAAAAGTGCTGAAGGGTTTGCTGAGCACGCAAGGCGTGACTCCGCCGCGCGCTCACCGTCTCGGCGATCTGTTGCCGCTCTTGCCGTCCAATCCCTTTGACGACATCGCGCTTGATCTGCAACTGCTGGATCGTTTCTACATACCTGCTCGCTATCCTGACGCCCTTCCCGGCGACCTTTCCGAAGGGCTGCCGAACGAGAGCGATGCCGATGAAGCTTTGTTGCTTGCTCGTCAGGTGATGCAGCGCATCGCCTCATCGTCGCCGGCCGCAACGAATGGTGAACCATGATCCCCCGCAAAAAACTCATCGAAGTCGCCCTTCCGCTCGAGGCGATCAACGCCGCCAGCGCCCGCGAGAAGAGCATCCGCCACGGCCACCCCAGCACCCTGCACCTCTGGTGGGCGCGGCGCCCGCTGGCCGCGGCGCGGGCGGTGATCTTCGCCCAACTGGTGGATGACCCCTCGGCCTGGCCGGAGCTGTTCCCGACCGAAGAGGCCCAGGAGGCCGAACGGCAACGCCTCTTCCGCCTGATCGAGCAACTGGTGCAGTGGGAGAACACCACCAACGAGGCCCTGCTCCAGCAAGCCCGCGAGGAGATCTGGCGGTGCTGGCGCCGCGCCTGCGCCGAACACCGGGACCACCCCCGCGCCGCCGAGCTGTTCGACCCCGAGAAGCTCCCTGCCTTCCACGACCCCTTCGCCGGCGGCGGCGCGTTGCCGCTGGAGGCCCAGCGCCTGGGCCTGGAAGCCTATGCCAGC from Chloroflexaceae bacterium harbors:
- a CDS encoding nucleotidyltransferase domain-containing protein, which gives rise to MQDMSNQQRTERHAMLEREIERYVALLKQHLHPERIILFGSLAGDTPHHWSDIDLVVVYESDQRFLDRVKAVMRLLQPRVGVDILVYTPAEFARLARERAFVREEILRKGKVLYERG
- a CDS encoding HEPN domain-containing protein is translated as MNEGETWFQFAREDLAMAELARQAGILNQVCFHAQLCVEKVLKGLLSTQGVTPPRAHRLGDLLPLLPSNPFDDIALDLQLLDRFYIPARYPDALPGDLSEGLPNESDADEALLLARQVMQRIASSSPAATNGEP